One Novipirellula galeiformis DNA segment encodes these proteins:
- a CDS encoding ECF-type sigma factor, whose product MNRDVTKILSAIENGDRQAASELLPLVYEELRRLASSKMNQERAGLTLQPTALVHEAFLRLVGGEDLKQWEGRGHFFAAAAEAMRRILIDNARRRGRDKRGGDFVRHDLREDCAAVCPDNFDELLSLDEALTKLAAEDSDLAKLVELRYFTGLTIDETAEVLGVSPRTTKRNWAYARAWLQREMGQANER is encoded by the coding sequence ATGAATCGCGATGTCACCAAGATACTTTCCGCAATCGAGAACGGAGACCGGCAAGCCGCCAGTGAACTGCTGCCGCTGGTCTATGAAGAACTGCGCCGACTCGCCTCAAGCAAGATGAATCAAGAGCGGGCGGGATTGACGCTCCAGCCCACCGCACTGGTCCATGAAGCATTTTTGCGGCTCGTTGGCGGTGAGGACTTAAAGCAATGGGAAGGGCGGGGACACTTTTTTGCCGCCGCCGCAGAAGCGATGCGACGAATCTTGATTGACAATGCTCGCCGACGCGGTCGTGACAAACGCGGTGGCGACTTTGTGCGTCACGACTTGCGAGAGGACTGCGCGGCCGTGTGCCCGGATAACTTCGACGAGTTGCTTTCGCTCGACGAAGCGCTTACGAAACTTGCTGCCGAAGATTCGGATCTCGCCAAATTGGTCGAACTCCGATACTTCACCGGATTGACTATCGACGAAACGGCGGAAGTGCTCGGCGTTTCTCCTCGCACGACGAAACGAAATTGGGCCTACGCGAGAGCATGGCTGCAACGGGAAATGGGTCAGGCAAACGAGCGATGA
- a CDS encoding DUF1592 domain-containing protein — MHFGESVRWRVCCAVWGCLWGFAAWGIAVWGFAACLLAPCSLSAAEADAQREAVITDFLGQYCLQCHDAATADGEREFESFGLPITSTSQLITADEIIDQVTLRHMPPEDSEQPSDEQRLELLSALRDGITQARAKLKSSGGRTVMRRLSNREYENTLATLFGRRVDTLGLTADFPKENTSQHMDTIGASLVTSGFLLDQYLSAASRLVETRLGKPETEPQSWHFTKNFKQYEELAGAHRSVFKFEYLCLYEQPNTDTRQGGYGHIEDFLQGVPVSGLYDIEVHVQAMHRDTHYDPKLFRIDFSEPFQIAIVPGDATKGHIHYPQAIEPILATAVVPDAQPEWLSFRVWLEAGQTPRFIFPNGPYESRASVIAVNKRYKDEFKNPKTGVSRTTLLREGALPHLKIGEVKIHGPIQEPGGSVEEQSVFGAEGFQEDRALEQLFAFAQRAYRRPLDASDRTRIEGLYQKRLSEDATPRQAALDTLQMILCSPSFLYLSEITAEDETTLGPFDLASRLSYALWAAPPDAELFVAAETGHLTETDALKTQIARMLDDERSDEFINGFLDSWLNLREIGNLPPPRKAASEYYAENLPESMKQEARTFFRNLLDKNGPVTDLIDADYTFVDKKLAKLYRLPERDTLRLADGFQRVSLAENHQRGGVLGMAAVQTVSANGVDTSPVTRGVWILENILGITPPPPPDEVPAIDADVSGATTIRERLTKHSEDKACYVCHRNIDPLGYALETFDPIGRWRANYPKPKGKSAAAKVDPSGKLPSGETYEDFSSFKKVLLESRRDVFARNLIEKLLTYATGRHMEQTDRFEIDEIRSRVQSDHEGLRTMVTEVLTSEIFRSR; from the coding sequence ATGCATTTCGGTGAATCGGTTCGCTGGAGAGTCTGTTGCGCCGTCTGGGGTTGCCTCTGGGGTTTTGCCGCCTGGGGTATCGCCGTCTGGGGTTTTGCCGCCTGCCTGCTCGCGCCCTGCTCGCTCTCCGCCGCCGAAGCCGATGCCCAACGCGAAGCGGTGATTACCGACTTCCTCGGCCAATATTGTTTGCAGTGCCATGACGCTGCAACGGCTGATGGCGAGCGTGAATTCGAATCGTTCGGATTGCCGATTACCTCGACGTCGCAATTGATCACCGCCGATGAAATCATCGACCAAGTGACGCTGCGACACATGCCGCCGGAGGATTCGGAGCAACCGAGCGACGAGCAGCGATTGGAGTTACTGAGCGCGTTGCGGGACGGCATCACCCAGGCTCGTGCCAAACTCAAAAGCTCCGGTGGCCGCACCGTCATGCGTCGGCTCTCTAACCGTGAATACGAAAACACGCTGGCCACGCTGTTCGGCCGCCGCGTCGACACACTGGGATTGACCGCGGATTTCCCCAAGGAAAACACCAGCCAGCATATGGACACGATCGGGGCGTCGTTGGTGACCTCGGGATTCTTGTTGGACCAATACCTGAGCGCGGCCTCGCGATTGGTAGAGACGCGTCTGGGCAAACCGGAAACGGAGCCACAATCGTGGCACTTTACCAAGAATTTCAAACAGTACGAAGAATTGGCGGGCGCCCACCGCAGCGTGTTCAAATTCGAGTACCTGTGTTTGTACGAGCAACCCAACACCGATACGCGGCAAGGCGGCTACGGCCACATCGAGGATTTTTTGCAGGGCGTTCCGGTGTCGGGACTTTACGACATCGAAGTTCACGTTCAAGCGATGCACCGCGACACGCATTACGACCCGAAACTTTTCCGCATCGACTTTTCCGAACCGTTCCAGATAGCCATCGTTCCTGGCGACGCCACGAAAGGGCACATCCATTACCCGCAAGCGATCGAACCGATCCTGGCGACCGCCGTCGTGCCCGACGCACAGCCCGAATGGTTGAGTTTTCGCGTGTGGTTGGAAGCGGGCCAAACACCTCGCTTCATCTTCCCCAATGGGCCCTACGAATCACGAGCGTCGGTGATCGCCGTGAACAAGCGATACAAGGACGAGTTCAAGAATCCCAAGACCGGTGTCAGCCGTACCACGCTGCTGCGCGAGGGTGCGCTGCCGCATCTGAAGATCGGCGAAGTCAAAATCCACGGTCCGATTCAGGAACCGGGTGGTAGCGTCGAGGAACAGTCGGTTTTCGGAGCGGAGGGGTTTCAGGAAGATCGCGCGCTCGAGCAACTGTTTGCCTTTGCCCAACGAGCGTACCGCCGTCCGCTGGACGCATCGGATCGCACTCGGATCGAGGGCCTCTACCAAAAGCGTTTGTCCGAAGATGCCACCCCGCGCCAGGCGGCGTTGGATACGTTGCAGATGATTCTGTGCTCGCCATCGTTTCTGTATCTCAGTGAAATCACGGCCGAGGACGAGACAACGCTGGGTCCGTTCGACCTTGCCTCGCGACTTTCGTATGCGCTGTGGGCGGCGCCACCGGACGCGGAGCTGTTCGTGGCTGCTGAAACGGGCCACTTGACCGAGACGGACGCATTAAAAACTCAGATTGCCCGGATGCTCGACGATGAACGGTCGGACGAGTTCATCAACGGGTTCCTCGACAGCTGGCTGAACCTGCGAGAGATTGGCAATCTGCCTCCGCCCCGCAAGGCAGCGTCGGAGTACTACGCCGAGAATTTGCCTGAATCGATGAAGCAGGAAGCACGCACCTTCTTTCGAAATCTGTTGGACAAAAACGGACCGGTTACCGATTTGATCGATGCCGACTACACCTTCGTCGACAAAAAACTAGCGAAACTCTACCGCTTGCCCGAGCGCGACACGCTTCGTTTGGCCGATGGTTTCCAGCGTGTCAGTCTGGCCGAGAACCACCAACGTGGTGGCGTGTTGGGGATGGCTGCGGTCCAAACCGTCAGCGCTAACGGCGTCGACACTTCTCCGGTAACACGCGGCGTATGGATTTTGGAAAACATCCTCGGCATCACCCCTCCGCCACCGCCGGATGAGGTACCCGCGATCGACGCGGACGTCAGCGGAGCGACGACGATCCGTGAACGGTTGACGAAACACAGCGAGGACAAAGCGTGTTATGTGTGCCATCGCAACATCGATCCGCTCGGTTACGCGTTGGAAACGTTTGACCCCATCGGTCGCTGGCGGGCCAATTATCCCAAGCCCAAAGGCAAGTCCGCTGCGGCGAAGGTCGATCCATCTGGAAAACTGCCTTCGGGTGAAACGTACGAAGACTTTTCCAGTTTCAAAAAAGTGTTATTGGAAAGCCGCCGTGATGTTTTCGCTCGGAATTTGATCGAGAAGCTGCTCACGTACGCGACGGGGCGACACATGGAACAAACCGATCGATTCGAGATCGATGAAATTCGAAGCCGCGTCCAAAGCGATCACGAGGGACTGCGCACGATGGTGACCGAGGTTCTCACCAGCGAGATCTTTCGATCCCGCTAA
- a CDS encoding serine/threonine-protein kinase: MNKGSERAIFLQAIEEESLVDREAYLNSACRDDPQLRASVEALLAAHDEPRNMLDYPIASNADLTTSISTLSTANVQHVGMTIGPYQLMEQIGEGGFGLVFVAMQTHPMRRKVALKIVKPGMGSKEVIARFEAERQAVAMMDHPNIARVFDAGVTDDARPYFVMELVRGVPITEFCDRHGLDLRDRLKVFVDVCSAVHHAHQKGVIHRDIKPSNVMVTLHDDRPVAKVIDFGVAKAIGQSLTDKTIYTRFFSMIGTPLYMSPEQAEMSGLDVDTRSDIYSLGVLLYELLVGATPFDRERLDSAGYDELRRIIREEEPPKPSSRLSTLGGDPTTIAATRQTSPIRLSTSIQGDLDWIVMKAIEKNRNRRYESAAAMADDVNRHLLQQPIEARPPTLVYQLSKFASRNRVALATVSIVALALIGGTGVSLWQMKAAMNERDQKELALREIEQFANHVTLANSLIASAQTHAIAGNLEMASADYDSAVAQQPSYYLPWVARGQFHTRTQQWQEAADDFSRAISLGAPVDTPQWWGVGALLRMTNHDEAFRQLSQQLEQRINSGQPIRDWEFVRNCVAGPSQLSPESLTKLKTLAGQWLQQQRFGQRGHRPPPNRLGRDQDVHPLPPAVSNYIFGLICLRAGDFEEAITYLEESAQDPRWPSVGLTYAPLALCFNATNRHDKASQFLQRAQESVEQMNETFQESEVQHLPWFDLVEVEVFYSEAKMRIPNSDDRVP; encoded by the coding sequence ATGAACAAAGGATCGGAGCGGGCCATCTTCCTGCAGGCGATTGAAGAAGAAAGCCTGGTCGATCGAGAAGCCTATTTGAACTCGGCTTGCCGCGATGATCCGCAACTGCGAGCGTCCGTCGAAGCGTTGTTGGCGGCGCACGACGAGCCCAGAAACATGCTCGACTATCCCATCGCGTCCAACGCTGATCTCACGACGTCGATTTCCACGCTGTCGACGGCGAACGTTCAACATGTGGGGATGACCATTGGCCCCTACCAGTTGATGGAGCAGATCGGGGAGGGCGGTTTCGGCTTGGTGTTTGTCGCGATGCAAACGCATCCCATGCGCCGCAAGGTGGCGTTGAAGATCGTCAAACCGGGCATGGGATCCAAGGAAGTGATCGCTCGCTTCGAGGCGGAACGACAAGCCGTTGCGATGATGGACCACCCGAATATTGCTCGCGTCTTCGATGCGGGCGTCACCGACGATGCCCGCCCCTACTTTGTGATGGAGTTAGTGCGCGGCGTCCCGATCACCGAGTTTTGTGATCGTCACGGACTCGACCTGCGAGACCGTTTGAAAGTGTTTGTCGATGTTTGCTCGGCCGTGCATCACGCTCACCAAAAAGGGGTCATTCACCGCGACATTAAGCCTTCTAATGTGATGGTCACATTGCACGATGATCGCCCCGTCGCCAAGGTGATTGACTTTGGGGTCGCCAAAGCGATCGGCCAAAGCTTGACCGACAAGACGATCTACACGCGGTTCTTCTCCATGATCGGCACGCCGCTCTACATGAGTCCCGAACAGGCGGAGATGAGCGGATTGGATGTCGACACACGCAGCGACATTTATTCGCTCGGGGTGCTGCTCTACGAATTGCTTGTCGGAGCGACCCCCTTCGATCGCGAGCGGCTTGATTCGGCTGGCTACGACGAACTGCGTCGCATCATTCGCGAAGAGGAACCGCCTAAACCGAGCTCGCGTTTGTCAACCCTCGGCGGCGACCCGACAACCATCGCCGCGACGCGTCAAACGTCGCCCATTCGATTGTCCACCTCCATCCAGGGCGATCTGGATTGGATTGTCATGAAGGCCATCGAGAAAAATCGTAATCGACGCTACGAATCGGCGGCCGCCATGGCCGATGACGTCAACCGTCACCTGCTTCAACAACCCATCGAAGCACGTCCGCCGACACTCGTCTATCAACTCTCGAAATTCGCGAGCCGAAACCGCGTTGCGTTAGCGACCGTTTCGATCGTCGCCTTGGCCTTGATCGGGGGCACCGGCGTGAGTTTGTGGCAGATGAAGGCGGCCATGAATGAACGCGACCAGAAGGAGCTAGCCCTCCGAGAGATCGAACAATTTGCCAACCACGTGACGCTGGCCAACTCATTGATCGCCAGCGCCCAAACCCACGCCATCGCGGGCAACTTAGAGATGGCCAGTGCGGACTACGACAGCGCCGTCGCTCAACAACCAAGCTACTACCTGCCCTGGGTCGCGCGGGGGCAATTCCATACACGCACTCAGCAATGGCAAGAGGCAGCGGACGATTTTTCCCGAGCCATCTCACTCGGGGCGCCCGTCGATACACCGCAGTGGTGGGGCGTCGGCGCGCTGCTGCGAATGACCAATCACGACGAGGCGTTTCGCCAGCTGAGCCAGCAATTAGAGCAGCGGATAAACAGTGGGCAACCGATTCGCGATTGGGAGTTTGTGCGCAATTGTGTCGCTGGCCCGTCGCAGCTCTCGCCCGAGTCGCTGACCAAACTGAAGACGCTCGCCGGGCAATGGCTCCAACAACAACGGTTTGGCCAGCGTGGTCATCGTCCACCGCCGAACCGATTGGGACGCGACCAGGATGTCCACCCACTTCCGCCCGCCGTTTCCAACTACATCTTCGGTTTGATCTGCCTCCGCGCGGGGGACTTTGAAGAAGCGATCACCTATCTAGAGGAATCCGCTCAAGATCCACGCTGGCCTTCGGTGGGCTTGACCTATGCACCGCTGGCACTCTGTTTCAACGCAACAAATCGCCACGACAAAGCGTCTCAATTTCTACAGCGAGCACAAGAATCCGTTGAGCAAATGAACGAGACCTTTCAAGAGTCCGAGGTTCAGCATCTCCCCTGGTTCGATCTGGTGGAGGTGGAAGTGTTTTACAGCGAAGCGAAGATGCGGATCCCCAACTCGGATGACCGCGTCCCCTAG
- a CDS encoding EF-hand domain-containing protein, giving the protein MMRPIALSLFAITIALPSIVMAQPPGGGRGPGGGSPLERMSQIFDMADANGDGQLSKAELTAAMNTPLGGNQRGGGPQGRGGPPPGLDNGQGPMQRGPGEHGRPGGPGGQDGQGGHGGPGGPPPRPGQVLPDFVAQSLNLTERQQRQLAALQADVDKRLAGLLTDEQQQQLQNPPPRPGHGEGGPGHERPGQNRDNGRPQRPQ; this is encoded by the coding sequence ATGATGCGTCCAATCGCACTTTCACTGTTCGCGATCACCATCGCACTTCCTAGCATCGTGATGGCGCAGCCGCCCGGCGGTGGGCGTGGCCCGGGCGGTGGTTCGCCGTTGGAAAGGATGAGTCAAATCTTCGATATGGCGGATGCCAATGGCGATGGTCAACTCAGCAAGGCCGAATTGACGGCCGCAATGAACACCCCACTCGGCGGAAACCAACGTGGCGGTGGGCCGCAAGGCCGTGGAGGTCCTCCTCCAGGACTCGACAATGGGCAAGGCCCGATGCAACGTGGCCCCGGCGAACACGGTCGCCCGGGTGGCCCCGGCGGACAGGACGGACAGGGCGGACACGGTGGCCCCGGCGGACCTCCCCCGCGGCCTGGGCAAGTGCTACCGGATTTCGTGGCTCAGTCGCTGAACCTGACCGAGCGTCAACAGCGACAACTCGCCGCCCTTCAAGCCGACGTGGACAAACGGCTGGCGGGTCTGTTGACCGATGAGCAACAGCAACAACTGCAAAATCCTCCGCCACGCCCAGGGCATGGTGAAGGCGGTCCCGGTCACGAACGCCCCGGTCAAAATCGCGACAACGGTCGCCCGCAACGACCTCAGTAA
- a CDS encoding YHYH protein yields MRSWFEKKRRPKQSNRRRLRLEVIEPRMMLHGDAMDGHDAMTDMDDASMAAEMAETTHSHTESDGTTTEHTHAAGIEVPEGVTAPTISITATNDYLGGVDVSVTIADFKIVQTDATDPIDGEGHLHLYLDGVKVTRFYDLAYKLQDVESGLHTITVGLNAHDHSAYLLEGSPIEASTTIVVAESLGESQAELIEAEWTQAEWTQAELIQGTSDFVITGGDAGDQSGRSVSSAGDFNGDGVEDLLIGAPAADGSAGAAYIVYGSATGLTGTIDLSALNASAGLAIGGSSGELAGSSVSSAGDINQDGFDDVIIGAPNADQNGADQNGVEDTGAAYVVFGGSNLAASITLSALDGTNGFRLNGAAAGDAAGGSVAGIGDFNSDGFDDFAVGAAGADADGHTDAGSVYVVFGAASFTASSELLGLTGSNGFRLAGAAAGDELGFTVASAGDMNGDRFDDLILGAPGATVNGEADAGAAYVVLGSANSAATLDVTTLSGSNGFRLDGVDGDDRAGFAVAGGGDANGDGFDDVIIGSPRAEVDGVSVGAAYVVFGKSDGFAANVSLDSLDGSNGFRLAGDYESDPLLSSFIVNTTGRTAYDVPNQNTHLVEDALVNFVSVVPDATSVYVTSSGISYQVIGPFPGNPGTVTDQDRTHVIPRSPTEETGDKVATRLGSTGVWIDGVAVYNWSDAMSYENVGVWNQNAVYFEGDGLDANGGHPPPTGEYHTHTVNIGLMTDLGDDGSDHSPILGWSYDGYPIYGPWGFANDDGTGDIVKLDSSWQTRDITERTHLADGTDVADGPTIAEAPLGAYVEDYEYVEGLGDLDEYNGRFSVTPEYPEGIYHYVVTIDDTETISIGSGVFPYVIGLEYYGVVEEANLTAAGDGPPGGDGPPGGGPPPVGGPPVGGGGDAPALVEVEIGTAEISVGLIDVNGDGIADSVVGDPDAYNSDSNVSGSVDIVYGSTGVMPADTHLHDVMGDDGVSLLGTTDGDGFGTSLGGVDINGDGGGDVAIGVPGANSGRGETFVGLGVANNTIDAGITVTVSSGGSAIISEDGTSVTLNVTLDTQPTSDVVLAVLSSNVNEGTVRPSSLTFTPENWNVIQSVTVTGVADGVVDGDRSFFVVFDPQSVDSGYAALVNTSIPFASIDVDVVSTNEAPTADAGGPYSGLTNGTLTLSGSGSSDTDGTIVSYAWDLDHDGQYDDATGVTATYSTTASGTFTVGLQVTDDDGATSIDTATITVTNEDSEAALLPSQIYTPDYVVGPHVIPGDSIPTATIFQAVSDAIITVTPVDTTSVTATIWIYDGDGVQISQFSGGVATATLTAAGTYAIVFQPQTEDRTYTVQSSAGSDAFAMTATTNILQRTDTNGDSHTSALDALVVINQLNRQSAFQDENVSQDESGALDESISTPYLLDVNRDNRVTAFDALLVINELNRRGPIGQAFSAAGEMVATPLLVPMASVADGEVNTSDESPPASPLHSPPPPKFEPESIYDAQRVDAVMLDDLSESDDNDDNDDNDDNDDNDDNDDNNDVEAIDAIARELGLTWATDSTLAWS; encoded by the coding sequence ATGCGAAGTTGGTTTGAAAAAAAGCGTCGTCCAAAACAGTCCAACCGTCGTCGGCTACGGTTGGAAGTCATTGAGCCGCGGATGATGTTGCACGGGGACGCCATGGACGGTCATGATGCCATGACCGACATGGACGATGCCTCGATGGCCGCCGAAATGGCCGAGACAACGCATTCACATACCGAATCCGATGGAACCACAACCGAGCACACCCATGCCGCTGGGATTGAAGTGCCCGAGGGGGTGACGGCTCCCACGATTTCGATTACCGCAACCAACGACTACCTGGGCGGCGTCGATGTTTCGGTGACGATCGCGGACTTCAAGATCGTCCAAACCGATGCGACGGATCCTATCGACGGCGAAGGCCACCTGCACCTCTATCTGGATGGCGTGAAGGTCACTCGCTTTTATGATCTTGCCTACAAACTGCAAGACGTTGAATCCGGGCTGCACACAATTACCGTCGGACTGAACGCTCACGATCACTCGGCCTACTTACTCGAGGGATCGCCGATCGAAGCATCGACAACGATCGTGGTCGCAGAGAGTTTGGGCGAAAGCCAAGCCGAACTAATCGAAGCCGAATGGACCCAAGCCGAATGGACCCAAGCCGAATTGATCCAAGGCACGAGCGATTTTGTCATCACCGGCGGGGACGCCGGCGATCAGTCCGGCAGATCGGTCAGCTCGGCAGGCGATTTCAACGGCGACGGGGTCGAAGACCTATTGATTGGTGCTCCCGCCGCCGATGGTTCCGCTGGCGCCGCCTACATTGTTTATGGTTCGGCGACAGGGTTGACCGGAACCATTGACCTGTCTGCACTCAACGCATCAGCGGGATTGGCGATTGGGGGTAGCTCCGGTGAGTTGGCGGGGTCCTCGGTCAGTTCGGCGGGCGACATCAACCAGGATGGTTTTGATGACGTCATCATTGGTGCTCCCAATGCTGATCAAAATGGTGCGGATCAAAATGGGGTTGAAGATACCGGTGCCGCCTATGTTGTCTTTGGTGGCAGCAATCTTGCCGCTTCGATCACGTTGTCGGCACTCGATGGGACCAACGGTTTCCGACTTAACGGTGCTGCCGCAGGGGATGCCGCGGGCGGATCGGTGGCGGGAATCGGCGATTTTAACAGCGACGGATTTGACGATTTCGCGGTCGGTGCTGCCGGTGCGGATGCCGACGGCCACACGGATGCTGGCTCGGTCTACGTGGTCTTTGGAGCCGCTTCGTTTACCGCGTCAAGCGAACTTTTGGGGCTGACGGGGAGCAACGGCTTTCGTTTGGCCGGGGCCGCCGCGGGTGATGAACTCGGCTTCACAGTCGCCTCAGCCGGAGACATGAATGGAGATCGTTTCGACGATTTGATCCTCGGTGCACCAGGGGCGACGGTGAACGGCGAAGCGGATGCGGGGGCGGCCTACGTCGTGTTGGGTTCGGCCAACTCGGCCGCAACACTGGACGTTACAACGCTGAGCGGCAGCAACGGATTTCGCTTGGACGGCGTGGATGGTGATGACCGAGCGGGCTTTGCCGTTGCCGGAGGCGGCGACGCCAATGGCGATGGTTTTGACGATGTCATCATCGGTTCGCCACGAGCCGAAGTGGATGGCGTTTCCGTCGGTGCGGCCTATGTCGTTTTCGGGAAATCAGATGGCTTCGCCGCAAACGTTTCGCTTGACTCGCTCGATGGCAGTAACGGTTTTCGACTCGCTGGAGACTACGAGTCGGATCCGCTGCTGAGTTCGTTTATCGTCAACACGACGGGACGAACCGCGTATGACGTGCCTAACCAAAACACCCATTTGGTTGAGGATGCGTTGGTCAATTTCGTTTCTGTCGTACCCGATGCGACCTCGGTCTACGTCACTTCGTCCGGGATTTCTTATCAAGTCATCGGGCCGTTCCCCGGAAACCCAGGCACGGTCACAGATCAAGATCGAACGCATGTGATTCCTCGTTCGCCAACGGAAGAAACCGGTGACAAGGTTGCCACCCGCCTCGGATCAACGGGCGTTTGGATTGATGGCGTTGCGGTCTACAACTGGTCCGACGCCATGTCGTATGAAAATGTAGGCGTCTGGAACCAAAACGCGGTCTACTTCGAAGGCGATGGACTCGATGCTAACGGTGGCCATCCGCCTCCGACCGGCGAATACCACACCCACACGGTCAACATCGGTTTGATGACCGACTTGGGTGACGATGGCAGCGACCACTCACCGATCTTGGGTTGGTCCTACGACGGGTACCCGATTTACGGACCCTGGGGATTTGCGAACGACGATGGAACCGGTGACATCGTCAAACTGGATTCGAGTTGGCAGACGCGTGACATCACCGAGCGAACGCATCTTGCCGACGGAACGGACGTCGCGGACGGACCCACCATCGCCGAAGCGCCACTGGGGGCCTACGTCGAAGACTACGAATACGTCGAGGGTCTCGGTGATCTGGATGAATACAATGGTCGGTTCAGCGTCACGCCTGAATATCCCGAAGGCATTTACCACTACGTCGTCACGATCGACGACACCGAAACGATCTCGATCGGATCGGGCGTGTTCCCCTACGTCATCGGATTGGAGTATTACGGCGTCGTCGAGGAAGCCAATTTGACGGCGGCCGGCGATGGGCCTCCCGGTGGCGATGGACCTCCCGGCGGTGGACCGCCTCCCGTTGGTGGGCCGCCTGTGGGTGGTGGCGGTGACGCTCCCGCACTCGTGGAAGTCGAAATCGGTACGGCTGAAATCTCGGTCGGATTGATCGATGTGAACGGTGACGGTATCGCGGACTCCGTCGTCGGTGACCCCGATGCTTACAACAGCGACTCGAACGTTTCGGGAAGCGTTGACATTGTCTACGGAAGCACCGGCGTCATGCCCGCCGACACGCACTTGCATGATGTGATGGGTGACGATGGCGTGTCACTGCTGGGCACAACGGATGGCGATGGCTTCGGAACTTCGCTGGGCGGAGTCGACATCAATGGCGATGGCGGCGGTGACGTTGCCATTGGGGTCCCAGGTGCCAATTCGGGCCGCGGCGAGACGTTTGTGGGCTTGGGCGTTGCGAACAACACGATCGACGCCGGCATCACGGTCACCGTTTCCAGCGGCGGGTCCGCGATCATTAGCGAAGACGGAACCTCCGTCACATTGAATGTCACGCTCGACACGCAACCGACGTCCGATGTGGTGCTGGCCGTGCTTAGTAGCAACGTCAACGAAGGAACGGTCCGTCCGAGCTCGCTAACCTTCACACCCGAGAACTGGAATGTCATTCAATCGGTTACCGTGACGGGCGTGGCGGACGGTGTTGTCGACGGCGACCGGAGTTTCTTTGTCGTCTTCGATCCGCAAAGTGTTGATTCCGGCTACGCCGCGTTGGTCAACACCAGCATCCCGTTTGCCAGTATCGATGTCGATGTTGTATCCACCAACGAGGCACCAACGGCGGACGCGGGCGGACCGTACTCGGGTTTAACCAACGGCACCCTCACGCTAAGCGGTTCGGGTTCGTCGGACACCGATGGCACAATCGTGTCGTACGCATGGGACTTGGACCACGATGGCCAGTACGACGATGCGACCGGCGTCACCGCAACGTATAGCACCACCGCCTCAGGAACGTTCACCGTTGGATTGCAAGTCACCGACGATGACGGGGCAACCAGCATCGATACCGCGACCATTACCGTCACCAACGAGGACAGCGAAGCTGCTCTCTTGCCATCACAAATCTACACACCGGACTACGTGGTCGGTCCACACGTGATCCCGGGGGACAGCATCCCGACCGCCACTATTTTCCAGGCGGTTTCCGACGCCATCATCACCGTAACCCCCGTCGACACCACGTCGGTGACCGCCACGATTTGGATCTACGATGGGGATGGGGTTCAGATCAGCCAGTTTAGCGGTGGGGTGGCAACGGCAACGCTCACCGCCGCTGGGACGTACGCGATCGTGTTCCAACCGCAGACCGAGGACCGAACATACACGGTGCAATCCAGTGCCGGTTCCGACGCGTTTGCGATGACGGCGACGACGAACATCTTGCAGCGAACGGATACCAATGGCGACAGCCATACGAGCGCTCTCGACGCGTTGGTGGTCATCAATCAACTCAATCGGCAAAGTGCGTTCCAGGATGAAAATGTTTCCCAGGATGAAAGCGGTGCCCTGGATGAAAGCATTTCCACCCCTTATTTGTTGGATGTCAACCGAGACAATCGCGTCACCGCTTTTGATGCACTGTTGGTCATCAACGAACTCAATCGTCGCGGCCCGATTGGGCAAGCGTTTTCGGCCGCTGGCGAGATGGTGGCCACGCCGTTGCTTGTTCCCATGGCATCGGTGGCCGATGGCGAAGTCAACACGAGTGACGAATCACCGCCGGCGAGTCCGCTTCACTCGCCACCGCCGCCCAAGTTCGAGCCCGAATCGATTTACGACGCACAACGCGTCGACGCAGTGATGCTTGATGATTTGAGTGAGTCCGACGACAACGACGACAACGACGACAACGACGACAACGACGACAACGACGACAACGACGATAACAACGACGTTGAGGCGATCGATGCCATTGCACGTGAACTTGGATTGACTTGGGCTACGGATTCAACTCTGGCATGGTCGTGA
- a CDS encoding DMT family protein yields MENASMGPVFWKTAGLLVLSNVFMTFAWYAHLKNLDGRPWMIAVLVSWAIAFFEYLIQVPANRIGYTQMNLGQLKILQEVITLCVFVPFAVFYMQQPLKLDYVWAAMCIMGAVYFVFRSAT; encoded by the coding sequence ATGGAGAACGCTTCAATGGGGCCAGTGTTTTGGAAGACGGCGGGCTTATTGGTGCTGTCCAACGTGTTCATGACCTTCGCTTGGTACGCCCACTTGAAGAATCTAGACGGCCGCCCTTGGATGATCGCGGTGCTCGTCAGTTGGGCAATCGCGTTCTTCGAGTATCTGATTCAGGTGCCGGCCAACCGGATCGGTTACACGCAAATGAACCTTGGGCAGTTGAAGATTTTGCAGGAAGTCATCACGCTATGTGTCTTCGTGCCGTTCGCGGTCTTCTACATGCAGCAACCGCTGAAGCTCGATTACGTGTGGGCGGCGATGTGCATCATGGGCGCCGTGTACTTTGTTTTTCGGTCAGCAACTTGA